A stretch of Episyrphus balteatus chromosome 2, idEpiBalt1.1, whole genome shotgun sequence DNA encodes these proteins:
- the LOC129909872 gene encoding troponin I isoform X2, whose amino-acid sequence MGDDEKKAEPAPAAAAPAPAPAAAPAPAAAPAAAPAAAAAPAPAAGAAPAAAPAAGAAPAAAPAAGAAPAAAPAAGAAAPAKNGAPAAKPKDPNDPKVKAEEAKKAKQAEIERKRAEVRKRMEEASKAKKAKKGFMTPERKKKLRLLLRKKAAEELKKEQERKAAERRRIIEERCGSPRNLSDASEETLKSLCRQHHERINKLEDEKYDLEYVVKRKDIEISDLNAQVNDLRGKFVKPALKKVSKYENKFAKLQKKAAEFNFRNQLKVVKKKEFTLEEEEKEKKPDWSKGKPGDAKAKEEVEVEA is encoded by the exons ATGGGTGATGATGAG AAAAAAGCGGAGCCAGCACCAGCGGCTGCAGCGCCAGCCCCAGCACCCGCGGCGGCACCTGCACCTGCAGCAGCCCCAGCAGCTgcaccagcagcagcagcagccccAGCTCCAGCTGCGGGTGCAGCGCCTGCAGCAGCTCCAGCTGCAGGAGCAGCACCAGCAGCAGCACCAGCTGCTGGAGCGGCACCTGCTGCTGCACCAGCTGCAGGGGCAGCAGCACCTGCTAAAAATGGCGCACCCGCTGCTAAACCTAAAGATCCAAATGATCCAAAAGTTAAAGCTGAAGAG GCTAAGAAGGCAAAACAAGCCGAAATCGAGCGCAAGCGTGCTGAAGTGCGCAAGCGTATGGAAGAAGCTTCAAAGGCTAAGAAAGCCAAGAAGGGTTTCATGACCCCAGAAAGGAAGAAGAAACTCAGG TTGTTGCTCCGTAAAAAAGCTGCTGAGGAATTGAAGAAAGAACAAGAACGCAAGGCAGCTGAACGTAGGCGTATCATTGAGGAAAGATGCGGTAGCCCAAGAAATCTTAGCGATGCCAGTGAAG AAACACTTAAGTCACTTTGCCGCCAACACCACGAAAGGATTAATAAATTGGAGGACGAGAAATATGATCTTGAATATGTTGTTAAGCGAAAGGATATTGAG ATCAGCGATCTCAATGCCCAGGTTAACGATCTTCGTGGTAAATT CGTCAAACCAGCTTTGAAGAAGGTCTCCAAATACGAGAACAAATTCGCCAAATTGCAAAAGAAGGCAGCAGAATTCAACTTCCGTAACCAACTTAAGGTTGTCAAGAAGAAGGAATTCACATTGGAAGAAGAGGAGAAGGAG aaAAAACCCGACTGGTCCAAGGGCAAACCCGGTGATGCTAAGGCTAAGGAAGAAGTTGAGGTTGAAGCCTAA
- the LOC129909872 gene encoding troponin I isoform X7 gives MGDDEAKKAKQAEIERKRAEVRKRMEEASKAKKAKKGFMTPERKKKLRLLLRKKAAEELKKEQERKAAERRRIIEERCGSPRNLSDASEETLKSLCRQHHERINKLEDEKYDLEYVVKRKDIEISDLNAQVNDLRGKFVKPALKKVSKYENKFAKLQKKAAEFNFRNQLKVVKKKEFTLEEEEKEKKPDWSKGKPGDAKAKEEVEVEA, from the exons ATGGGTGATGATGAG GCTAAGAAGGCAAAACAAGCCGAAATCGAGCGCAAGCGTGCTGAAGTGCGCAAGCGTATGGAAGAAGCTTCAAAGGCTAAGAAAGCCAAGAAGGGTTTCATGACCCCAGAAAGGAAGAAGAAACTCAGG TTGTTGCTCCGTAAAAAAGCTGCTGAGGAATTGAAGAAAGAACAAGAACGCAAGGCAGCTGAACGTAGGCGTATCATTGAGGAAAGATGCGGTAGCCCAAGAAATCTTAGCGATGCCAGTGAAG AAACACTTAAGTCACTTTGCCGCCAACACCACGAAAGGATTAATAAATTGGAGGACGAGAAATATGATCTTGAATATGTTGTTAAGCGAAAGGATATTGAG ATCAGCGATCTCAATGCCCAGGTTAACGATCTTCGTGGTAAATT CGTCAAACCAGCTTTGAAGAAGGTCTCCAAATACGAGAACAAATTCGCCAAATTGCAAAAGAAGGCAGCAGAATTCAACTTCCGTAACCAACTTAAGGTTGTCAAGAAGAAGGAATTCACATTGGAAGAAGAGGAGAAGGAG aaAAAACCCGACTGGTCCAAGGGCAAACCCGGTGATGCTAAGGCTAAGGAAGAAGTTGAGGTTGAAGCCTAA
- the LOC129909872 gene encoding troponin I isoform X1: MGDDEKKAEPAPAAAAPAPAPAAAPAPAAAPAAAPAAAAAPAPAAGAAPAAAPAAGAAPAAAPAAGAAPAAAPAAGAAAPAKNGAPAAKPKDPNDPKVKAEEAKKAKQAEIERKRAEVRKRMEEASKAKKAKKGFMTPERKKKLRLLLRKKAAEELKKEQERKAAERRRIIEERCGSPRNLSDASEGELQEICEEYYERMYICEGQKWDLEYEVRKKDWEISDLNAQVNDLRGKFVKPALKKVSKYENKFAKLQKKAAEFNFRNQLKVVKKKEFTLEEEEKEKKPDWSKGKPGDAKAKEEVEVEA; the protein is encoded by the exons ATGGGTGATGATGAG AAAAAAGCGGAGCCAGCACCAGCGGCTGCAGCGCCAGCCCCAGCACCCGCGGCGGCACCTGCACCTGCAGCAGCCCCAGCAGCTgcaccagcagcagcagcagccccAGCTCCAGCTGCGGGTGCAGCGCCTGCAGCAGCTCCAGCTGCAGGAGCAGCACCAGCAGCAGCACCAGCTGCTGGAGCGGCACCTGCTGCTGCACCAGCTGCAGGGGCAGCAGCACCTGCTAAAAATGGCGCACCCGCTGCTAAACCTAAAGATCCAAATGATCCAAAAGTTAAAGCTGAAGAG GCTAAGAAGGCAAAACAAGCCGAAATCGAGCGCAAGCGTGCTGAAGTGCGCAAGCGTATGGAAGAAGCTTCAAAGGCTAAGAAAGCCAAGAAGGGTTTCATGACCCCAGAAAGGAAGAAGAAACTCAGG TTGTTGCTCCGTAAAAAAGCTGCTGAGGAATTGAAGAAAGAACAAGAACGCAAGGCAGCTGAACGTAGGCGTATCATTGAGGAAAGATGCGGTAGCCCAAGAAATCTTAGCGATGCCAGTGAAG GCGAATTACAAGAGATTTGTGAAGAGTATTACGAGCGTATGTATATTTGTGAAGGTCAAAAATGGGATCTGGAATACGAAGTCAGGAAAAAAGACTGGGAG ATCAGCGATCTCAATGCCCAGGTTAACGATCTTCGTGGTAAATT CGTCAAACCAGCTTTGAAGAAGGTCTCCAAATACGAGAACAAATTCGCCAAATTGCAAAAGAAGGCAGCAGAATTCAACTTCCGTAACCAACTTAAGGTTGTCAAGAAGAAGGAATTCACATTGGAAGAAGAGGAGAAGGAG aaAAAACCCGACTGGTCCAAGGGCAAACCCGGTGATGCTAAGGCTAAGGAAGAAGTTGAGGTTGAAGCCTAA
- the LOC129909872 gene encoding troponin I isoform X4 produces the protein MGDDEKKAEPAPAAAAPAPAPAAAPAPAAAPAAAPAAAAAPAPAAGAAPAAAPAAGAAPAAAPAAGAAPAAAPAAGAAAPAKNGAPAAKPKDPNDPKVKAEEAKKAKQAEIERKRAEVRKRMEEASKAKKAKKGFMTPERKKKLRLLLRKKAAEELKKEQERKAAERRRIIEERCGSPRNLSDASEGELQEICEEYYERMYICEGQKWDLEYEVRKKDWEISDLNAQVNDLRGKFVKPALKKVSKYENKFAKLQKKAAEFNFRNQLKVVKKKEFTLEEEEKEKAKVKDLKIGAGAKK, from the exons ATGGGTGATGATGAG AAAAAAGCGGAGCCAGCACCAGCGGCTGCAGCGCCAGCCCCAGCACCCGCGGCGGCACCTGCACCTGCAGCAGCCCCAGCAGCTgcaccagcagcagcagcagccccAGCTCCAGCTGCGGGTGCAGCGCCTGCAGCAGCTCCAGCTGCAGGAGCAGCACCAGCAGCAGCACCAGCTGCTGGAGCGGCACCTGCTGCTGCACCAGCTGCAGGGGCAGCAGCACCTGCTAAAAATGGCGCACCCGCTGCTAAACCTAAAGATCCAAATGATCCAAAAGTTAAAGCTGAAGAG GCTAAGAAGGCAAAACAAGCCGAAATCGAGCGCAAGCGTGCTGAAGTGCGCAAGCGTATGGAAGAAGCTTCAAAGGCTAAGAAAGCCAAGAAGGGTTTCATGACCCCAGAAAGGAAGAAGAAACTCAGG TTGTTGCTCCGTAAAAAAGCTGCTGAGGAATTGAAGAAAGAACAAGAACGCAAGGCAGCTGAACGTAGGCGTATCATTGAGGAAAGATGCGGTAGCCCAAGAAATCTTAGCGATGCCAGTGAAG GCGAATTACAAGAGATTTGTGAAGAGTATTACGAGCGTATGTATATTTGTGAAGGTCAAAAATGGGATCTGGAATACGAAGTCAGGAAAAAAGACTGGGAG ATCAGCGATCTCAATGCCCAGGTTAACGATCTTCGTGGTAAATT CGTCAAACCAGCTTTGAAGAAGGTCTCCAAATACGAGAACAAATTCGCCAAATTGCAAAAGAAGGCAGCAGAATTCAACTTCCGTAACCAACTTAAGGTTGTCAAGAAGAAGGAATTCACATTGGAAGAAGAGGAGAAGGAG AAAGCTAAAGTTAAAGATCTAAAAATAGGGGCTGGAGCTAAAAAGT aa
- the LOC129909872 gene encoding troponin I isoform X3 yields MGDDEKKAEPAPAAAAPAPAPAAAPAPAAAPAAAPAAAAAPAPAAGAAPAAAPAAGAAPAAAPAAGAAPAAAPAAGAAAPAKNGAPAAKPKDPNDPKVKAEEAKKAKQAEIERKRAEVRKRMEEASKAKKAKKGFMTPERKKKLRLLLRKKAAEELKKEQERKAAERRRIIEERCGSPRNLSDASEESLKKIAKEYHDRIHVLENQKYDLEYDVRRRDFEISDLNAQVNDLRGKFVKPALKKVSKYENKFAKLQKKAAEFNFRNQLKVVKKKEFTLEEEEKEKKPDWSKGKPGDAKAKEEVEVEA; encoded by the exons ATGGGTGATGATGAG AAAAAAGCGGAGCCAGCACCAGCGGCTGCAGCGCCAGCCCCAGCACCCGCGGCGGCACCTGCACCTGCAGCAGCCCCAGCAGCTgcaccagcagcagcagcagccccAGCTCCAGCTGCGGGTGCAGCGCCTGCAGCAGCTCCAGCTGCAGGAGCAGCACCAGCAGCAGCACCAGCTGCTGGAGCGGCACCTGCTGCTGCACCAGCTGCAGGGGCAGCAGCACCTGCTAAAAATGGCGCACCCGCTGCTAAACCTAAAGATCCAAATGATCCAAAAGTTAAAGCTGAAGAG GCTAAGAAGGCAAAACAAGCCGAAATCGAGCGCAAGCGTGCTGAAGTGCGCAAGCGTATGGAAGAAGCTTCAAAGGCTAAGAAAGCCAAGAAGGGTTTCATGACCCCAGAAAGGAAGAAGAAACTCAGG TTGTTGCTCCGTAAAAAAGCTGCTGAGGAATTGAAGAAAGAACAAGAACGCAAGGCAGCTGAACGTAGGCGTATCATTGAGGAAAGATGCGGTAGCCCAAGAAATCTTAGCGATGCCAGTGAAG aGTCACTTAAGAAAATCGCAAAAGAGTATCACGATAGGATCCATGTATTGGAGAACCAAAAATACGATCTTGAATATGATGTTAGAAGAAGGGACTTCGag ATCAGCGATCTCAATGCCCAGGTTAACGATCTTCGTGGTAAATT CGTCAAACCAGCTTTGAAGAAGGTCTCCAAATACGAGAACAAATTCGCCAAATTGCAAAAGAAGGCAGCAGAATTCAACTTCCGTAACCAACTTAAGGTTGTCAAGAAGAAGGAATTCACATTGGAAGAAGAGGAGAAGGAG aaAAAACCCGACTGGTCCAAGGGCAAACCCGGTGATGCTAAGGCTAAGGAAGAAGTTGAGGTTGAAGCCTAA
- the LOC129909872 gene encoding troponin I isoform X6 produces the protein MGDDEAKKAKQAEIERKRAEVRKRMEEASKAKKAKKGFMTPERKKKLRLLLRKKAAEELKKEQERKAAERRRIIEERCGSPRNLSDASEGELQEICEEYYERMYICEGQKWDLEYEVRKKDWEISDLNAQVNDLRGKFVKPALKKVSKYENKFAKLQKKAAEFNFRNQLKVVKKKEFTLEEEEKEKKPDWSKGKPGDAKAKEEVEVEA, from the exons ATGGGTGATGATGAG GCTAAGAAGGCAAAACAAGCCGAAATCGAGCGCAAGCGTGCTGAAGTGCGCAAGCGTATGGAAGAAGCTTCAAAGGCTAAGAAAGCCAAGAAGGGTTTCATGACCCCAGAAAGGAAGAAGAAACTCAGG TTGTTGCTCCGTAAAAAAGCTGCTGAGGAATTGAAGAAAGAACAAGAACGCAAGGCAGCTGAACGTAGGCGTATCATTGAGGAAAGATGCGGTAGCCCAAGAAATCTTAGCGATGCCAGTGAAG GCGAATTACAAGAGATTTGTGAAGAGTATTACGAGCGTATGTATATTTGTGAAGGTCAAAAATGGGATCTGGAATACGAAGTCAGGAAAAAAGACTGGGAG ATCAGCGATCTCAATGCCCAGGTTAACGATCTTCGTGGTAAATT CGTCAAACCAGCTTTGAAGAAGGTCTCCAAATACGAGAACAAATTCGCCAAATTGCAAAAGAAGGCAGCAGAATTCAACTTCCGTAACCAACTTAAGGTTGTCAAGAAGAAGGAATTCACATTGGAAGAAGAGGAGAAGGAG aaAAAACCCGACTGGTCCAAGGGCAAACCCGGTGATGCTAAGGCTAAGGAAGAAGTTGAGGTTGAAGCCTAA
- the LOC129909872 gene encoding troponin I isoform X5 yields the protein MGDDEKKAEPAPAAAAPAPAPAAAPAPAAAPAAAPAAAAAPAPAAGAAPAAAPAAGAAPAAAPAAGAAPAAAPAAGAAAPAKNGAPAAKPKDPNDPKVKAEEAKKAKQAEIERKRAEVRKRMEEASKAKKAKKGFMTPERKKKLRLLLRKKAAEELKKEQERKAAERRRIIEERCGSPRNLSDASEAELQTLCKQYWQRAYALEGDKFDLEHIQKMKAFEVKSSSLPSFFFFNKIYKKKCILFYSIYKYKYMLSYINLS from the exons ATGGGTGATGATGAG AAAAAAGCGGAGCCAGCACCAGCGGCTGCAGCGCCAGCCCCAGCACCCGCGGCGGCACCTGCACCTGCAGCAGCCCCAGCAGCTgcaccagcagcagcagcagccccAGCTCCAGCTGCGGGTGCAGCGCCTGCAGCAGCTCCAGCTGCAGGAGCAGCACCAGCAGCAGCACCAGCTGCTGGAGCGGCACCTGCTGCTGCACCAGCTGCAGGGGCAGCAGCACCTGCTAAAAATGGCGCACCCGCTGCTAAACCTAAAGATCCAAATGATCCAAAAGTTAAAGCTGAAGAG GCTAAGAAGGCAAAACAAGCCGAAATCGAGCGCAAGCGTGCTGAAGTGCGCAAGCGTATGGAAGAAGCTTCAAAGGCTAAGAAAGCCAAGAAGGGTTTCATGACCCCAGAAAGGAAGAAGAAACTCAGG TTGTTGCTCCGTAAAAAAGCTGCTGAGGAATTGAAGAAAGAACAAGAACGCAAGGCAGCTGAACGTAGGCGTATCATTGAGGAAAGATGCGGTAGCCCAAGAAATCTTAGCGATGCCAGTGAAG CTGAACTTCAGACATTATGTAAACAATATTGGCAACGCGCATATGCCTTGGAGGGTGACAAATTTGATTTAGAGCATATCCAAAAAATGAAGGCGTTCGAGGTAAAGTCTTCCTCTcttcctagtttttttttttttaataaaatttacaaaaaaaaatgcattttgttttatagtatatacaaatataaatatatgcTCTCTTATATAAACCtaagttaa